From Deltaproteobacteria bacterium, the proteins below share one genomic window:
- a CDS encoding ABC transporter ATP-binding protein yields MLTVEGIETYYGNIKALKGVDLEVPEGAIVTILGVNGAGKTTLLKTIAGLLKPKSGRIRFLQEDITALKPHQFVKKGIALVPEGRAILAKMTVLENLEMGAYHRKDQSVKEDIKKEIERFPWLKERQNQPGGSLSGGEQQMLAISRALLARPKLLLLDEPSLGLAPLVVADIFRTIKGINKGGTTVLLVEQNVKQALKVSHFSYVLETGRIVLKGESKELIKEAKIKEAFLGQKTR; encoded by the coding sequence GTGTTAACCGTTGAAGGCATCGAGACGTATTACGGAAATATCAAGGCCCTGAAAGGGGTGGACCTGGAGGTGCCGGAAGGGGCCATTGTAACCATCCTCGGCGTAAACGGGGCCGGGAAAACCACTTTGCTCAAGACTATCGCCGGACTGCTGAAACCCAAATCCGGCCGGATCCGTTTTTTACAGGAAGATATAACGGCCTTAAAGCCCCATCAGTTTGTTAAAAAAGGGATCGCCCTGGTGCCGGAGGGCCGCGCCATTCTGGCCAAAATGACGGTTCTGGAAAATCTGGAGATGGGTGCTTATCATCGGAAAGACCAGTCCGTAAAAGAAGACATCAAAAAGGAGATTGAACGGTTCCCCTGGTTAAAGGAAAGACAGAATCAGCCTGGTGGGTCCCTCTCCGGAGGCGAACAGCAGATGCTGGCCATTTCCAGAGCCTTGTTAGCCCGGCCCAAATTGCTCCTCCTGGATGAACCATCCCTGGGATTGGCGCCCCTGGTGGTGGCCGATATCTTCCGGACCATCAAAGGGATCAATAAAGGAGGGACTACGGTCCTGTTGGTGGAACAAAATGTCAAGCAGGCCCTGAAAGTCTCCCATTTTTCCTATGTCCTGGAAACAGGAAGGATAGTCCTCAAAGGGGAATCCAAGGAATTAATCAAAGAGGCCAAGATTAAAGAGGCCTTCCTGGGCCAGAAGACCCGTTAG
- a CDS encoding sigma-54-dependent Fis family transcriptional regulator — protein sequence MGIRPVSILIIDDEPVISKGCRLALSGRGYSVDAALTGQAGLSAIRKNSFDVVLLDLKLPDMDGMDILKSIHKNHPEIYFIVMTGFSTVPNAVEAMKSGAFDYLAKPFSEDELLMVVTRAIEKKNLVEENLALRKELLNRFSFENIVGEDPGILRIFEEIEKVAPTDSTVLLYGESGTGKELFAGAIHAHSRRASRQFIAVDCSTLSPSLLESELFGHVKGAFTGAIRDKEGIFEVAHGGTLFMDDVTNLDMEIQGKLLRVLETGEYKPVGASHFKKTDARIIAATNRDLRGLVEEGRFREDLFYRLNGFPIYIPPLRERKGDIPRLAYHFLKDFCRKTGKRIEGFSDDALETLIQYRWPGNVRQLKNVVERLVILAEDKTLDLLYLLDHLQMKRSFKDNPIPETLEELKAAKKHLQEVVFGQILKAFLQKALQDCSGNITHAAEKVGMQRSNFCALLKKHHISSDRIKKKPKEGDSD from the coding sequence ATGGGAATCAGACCTGTAAGCATTCTAATCATCGATGACGAACCGGTGATATCCAAAGGCTGCCGCCTGGCCCTTTCCGGCCGGGGTTATTCAGTGGATGCCGCCTTGACCGGCCAGGCCGGCCTTTCGGCTATCAGAAAAAATTCCTTTGATGTGGTCCTGCTGGACCTGAAACTCCCGGATATGGACGGGATGGATATCTTGAAATCCATCCACAAAAACCATCCCGAGATCTACTTTATCGTCATGACCGGGTTTTCCACGGTCCCCAATGCCGTCGAAGCCATGAAATCAGGGGCCTTCGATTATCTGGCCAAGCCCTTCTCGGAGGATGAACTCCTGATGGTGGTAACCAGGGCTATTGAGAAAAAAAATCTGGTAGAGGAAAACCTTGCTCTCCGGAAGGAACTCCTCAACCGCTTCAGTTTTGAAAACATTGTCGGGGAGGATCCGGGAATCCTTCGGATCTTTGAGGAGATTGAGAAAGTCGCTCCAACAGACAGCACGGTGCTTCTTTACGGAGAGAGCGGTACCGGAAAAGAGCTGTTCGCCGGGGCTATTCATGCCCACAGCCGGAGGGCCTCCCGGCAGTTTATAGCCGTAGACTGCAGTACCCTTTCTCCAAGTCTTTTGGAAAGTGAGCTTTTTGGGCATGTCAAAGGGGCTTTCACTGGGGCCATACGGGACAAGGAAGGCATCTTTGAAGTGGCCCACGGCGGGACCCTCTTTATGGATGATGTGACCAATCTGGATATGGAAATTCAAGGCAAGCTTCTGCGGGTCCTGGAGACCGGGGAATATAAACCGGTGGGGGCCAGCCATTTTAAAAAAACCGATGCCCGGATCATTGCCGCCACCAACCGGGATCTGAGAGGTCTGGTGGAGGAGGGAAGATTCCGGGAGGATCTTTTTTACCGCTTGAATGGTTTTCCCATCTACATTCCCCCCCTTCGGGAGAGAAAGGGCGACATCCCCAGGCTGGCCTATCACTTTTTGAAAGACTTTTGCCGAAAGACCGGGAAACGGATCGAAGGGTTTTCCGACGATGCCCTGGAGACCCTGATACAGTACCGCTGGCCGGGCAATGTCCGGCAACTAAAAAACGTTGTGGAGCGTCTGGTTATCCTGGCCGAGGATAAGACCCTGGATCTGCTCTATCTACTCGATCATCTCCAGATGAAACGCTCCTTTAAGGATAATCCGATTCCGGAAACCCTGGAAGAACTTAAGGCCGCCAAGAAGCACCTTCAGGAGGTGGTTTTCGGGCAGATTCTAAAGGCTTTTCTCCAGAAGGCCCTGCAGGACTGTTCCGGTAATATCACCCATGCTGCCGAAAAAGTGGGCATGCAAAGATCCAATTTTTGCGCCCTCTTGAAGAAACATCACATTTCATCGGACCGTATAAAGAAAAAACCCAAGGAAGGGGATTCAGATTGA
- a CDS encoding GAF domain-containing protein codes for MVQEISFERFYRVLKDISASLHSETRVKDVLEIVVRKSAEAIYAKGAVVRILNLQTHQLDLFAAYGLREEYLSKGPISSQKLIADLCHGKKIRIIRDILHDPLVQYAKETWGEGIRMMMDAPLILGGDVIGILRFYFSESREFSEEELNFIIPIAEQGAFAIQKAQLIEKQRTQYDRLALQTEKLSALGRMAAGIAHEINNPLAGILLFSSNMLKKVPKEGPFKEGLEIVINETIRCKTIIQELLEFSRASEHKVAMTNINTIIEKSLRILENEFLLRHIRVEKQLLNEMPDLLLDPNQMEQVFINLLFNALQAIEDRGEVIVRSYMTTDGERIKCEIADTGCGIPSEHLAKIFEPFFSTKPKGTGLGLAVSYGIVRKHQGHIYVSSKKGQGTVFSLDFPIP; via the coding sequence ATGGTCCAGGAGATAAGTTTTGAGCGTTTTTACCGCGTTTTAAAGGACATCAGCGCCTCGCTGCATTCCGAGACACGGGTCAAAGATGTCTTGGAAATTGTGGTCAGGAAGTCTGCTGAGGCGATTTACGCCAAAGGGGCTGTCGTTCGAATCCTGAATCTGCAGACGCACCAGTTGGATTTGTTTGCCGCTTATGGGTTGAGGGAGGAATATCTTTCCAAGGGGCCTATCTCCAGCCAAAAACTCATTGCCGATCTCTGTCACGGCAAAAAGATCCGCATCATACGGGATATCCTCCATGATCCCCTGGTTCAATATGCCAAAGAAACCTGGGGCGAAGGGATCCGGATGATGATGGATGCCCCCCTTATCCTTGGTGGTGATGTCATCGGCATCCTGCGGTTCTACTTCTCCGAATCCAGGGAATTTTCAGAGGAAGAACTGAATTTCATCATACCCATTGCCGAACAAGGGGCCTTTGCCATTCAAAAGGCCCAACTGATCGAGAAACAAAGGACCCAGTATGACCGGTTGGCCCTTCAGACCGAGAAGTTGTCGGCCCTGGGCCGGATGGCAGCCGGCATCGCCCACGAGATCAACAATCCCCTGGCCGGCATCCTTCTTTTCAGTTCCAACATGCTCAAAAAGGTCCCTAAAGAAGGTCCCTTCAAAGAAGGTCTCGAGATCGTCATCAACGAAACCATCCGCTGTAAGACCATTATCCAGGAACTTCTCGAATTCTCCAGGGCCAGTGAACATAAGGTGGCCATGACCAATATCAATACCATTATTGAAAAGTCGCTGCGCATCCTGGAAAATGAATTCCTTCTTCGTCATATTCGCGTGGAAAAACAGCTCTTGAACGAGATGCCGGACCTCCTTTTGGATCCAAACCAGATGGAGCAGGTTTTTATTAACCTGTTATTTAATGCCCTGCAGGCCATTGAAGATCGAGGGGAAGTTATTGTCCGGAGTTATATGACGACCGACGGGGAGCGTATAAAATGCGAAATCGCCGATACCGGCTGCGGAATCCCTTCTGAGCATCTGGCAAAAATATTCGAACCTTTCTTTTCCACCAAGCCCAAAGGGACCGGTCTGGGTCTGGCCGTCAGCTATGGAATCGTCCGGAAACATCAGGGCCATATTTATGTTTCCAGTAAAAAAGGACAGGGAACGGTATTCAGTTTGGATTTCCCAATACCCTGA
- a CDS encoding ABC transporter ATP-binding protein: MLLELKGVSKVFGGLAALNEVSFALEKGEILGLIGPNGAGKTTLFNVVTSFLYPTSGEIFFAGEKVSGLKSHKITQRGISRTFQNIRLFDQMSVEENVMVGRHCRSRAGVLRGVLRTQGQKKEEEQIREKTDSLLKLVGLTGYNHLPAMSLPYGLQRRVEIARALASEPKLILLDEPVAGMNDLETEEMAGLIKKILGLGITVLLIEHDMSMVMTVCDRLVVLNFGQKIAEGTPQEIQHNPEVIEAYLGREEENEIGV, encoded by the coding sequence ATGCTGCTTGAGCTTAAGGGAGTCAGCAAGGTTTTCGGGGGTTTGGCCGCCTTAAACGAGGTTTCCTTCGCTTTGGAGAAAGGGGAGATCCTGGGATTGATCGGTCCAAACGGGGCTGGAAAAACCACCCTGTTTAATGTGGTCACCTCTTTTCTCTATCCCACCTCCGGAGAAATATTTTTTGCCGGAGAAAAGGTCAGCGGCCTGAAGTCCCATAAGATCACCCAGAGGGGCATCAGCCGGACCTTTCAAAACATACGGCTCTTCGATCAAATGTCGGTGGAGGAAAATGTTATGGTCGGCCGACATTGCCGAAGCCGGGCCGGCGTCTTAAGGGGTGTCCTGCGCACCCAGGGCCAGAAAAAGGAAGAAGAACAGATCCGGGAAAAGACCGACAGTCTGCTCAAACTGGTTGGATTGACCGGCTATAATCACCTTCCGGCTATGAGTCTGCCTTACGGCCTGCAGCGGCGGGTGGAGATCGCCCGGGCTCTGGCCAGCGAACCGAAGCTGATTTTATTGGATGAACCGGTTGCCGGGATGAATGATCTGGAAACCGAGGAGATGGCCGGGTTGATTAAAAAAATACTCGGCCTCGGCATAACAGTCCTGTTGATTGAACACGATATGTCCATGGTTATGACCGTTTGCGACCGGCTGGTGGTTTTAAATTTCGGACAAAAGATTGCCGAGGGGACCCCTCAGGAGATCCAGCATAACCCGGAAGTCATTGAAGCCTACCTGGGCCGGGAAGAAGAAAACGAGATCGGAGTATAG